A genomic region of Metopolophium dirhodum isolate CAU chromosome 1, ASM1992520v1, whole genome shotgun sequence contains the following coding sequences:
- the LOC132934120 gene encoding uncharacterized protein LOC132934120, with amino-acid sequence MLPRRKVKSNSGSPIINSLPFKLHLPGYQYCGPGTNLGKRLALGQTGINGLDSPCRDHDIAYEKSNSLSERSAADSILEERAWSRVGAKDAGYKEKAAAWLVTTGMKAKRKTGAGCGFGNIVGACKKAIKKSIKTCPSTPNMSKLIKSAVCVARKHVKTNKGVRSRKNKNKLPRVIKVPKIGGALALIPILAGLSALGSLAGGVSTS; translated from the coding sequence ATGTTACCACGTCGGAAGGTCAAGTCCAATAGCGGTAGtccaataataaatagtttaccATTCAAATTACATTTACCAGGTTATCAGTACTGCGGACCTGGGACTAATTTAGGAAAAAGACTTGCTCTCGGACAGACCGGCATAAACGGTCTAGATTCTCCGTGTAGAGACCACGATATAGCTTACGAGAAAAGTAATTCCTTATCCGAACGTAGTGCGGCCGACAGTATTTTGGAAGAACGAGCTTGGAGCAGAGTGGGCGCGAAAGACGCTGGTTATAAGGAAAAAGCTGCCGCGTGGCTTGTAACCACTGGTATGAAGGCTAAACGTAAAACTGGTGCTGGATGCGGGTTCGGTAATATTGTCGGTGCGTGCAAAAAAGCGATCAAAAAATCGATTAAAACGTGCCCGTCGACGCCGAACatgagtaaattaattaaatctgcGGTATGTGTTGCACGAAAACATGTGAAAACAAACAAGGGCGTTCGAtcgaggaaaaataaaaataaactacctcGTGTTATCAAAGTCCCCAAAATCGGTGGAGCGCTAGCGTTAATTCCTATATTGGCTGGACTTTCGGCGTTGGGTTCGCTGGCGGGCGGGGTGTCTACATCGTGA
- the LOC132935778 gene encoding uncharacterized protein LOC132935778, whose product MSNLKLDESTQSTENKSTDNSLEMRENCVEWWCPLHSKFKDILGNISVQNQTLEDKYIIRKAKARFEYWQGGNKNIPRCPTYDRKKGQAIHYSPPSCWPKNSE is encoded by the exons ATGAGTAATTTAAAGTTGGATGAATCCACTCAGTCGACCGAGAACAAAAGCACTGACAATTCATTAGAGATGCGTGAA AATTGTGTTGAATGGTGGTGTCCATTGCATAGCAAATTTAAGGACATTCTGGGAAATATATCTGTTCAAAACCAGACATTAGAggacaaatatataatacggaAAGCTAAAGCTAGATTTGAATACTGGCAAGGTGGAaataag aatatacccAGGTGTCCAACATATGACAGGAAGAAAGGACAAGCCATTCATTATTCACCTCCTTCATGTTGGCCCAAAAatagtgaataa